In Toxoplasma gondii ME49 chromosome II, whole genome shotgun sequence, the genomic stretch GGACTCGACTGGAAGCCGCCTTggcctctgccttctttttgGCGGCGAGGAAATTGACTTTGACCGGCACTCTCgacgtctcttcctttcggCGCCTCTCCATCATCGTCCGCATGGCGTCCGTCATCATCATGCTCGCGGCCAAGCCGTACGCGTCTCCAGCTGCGGCGGCttccgaggaagacgcacttgcgtctccctctgcctcttcaccAGACTCTCCGTCGTCCTCCATCGCTCCCTCCACAGCGGtccgctctgcatgcagttgcttGCGCAGCGACTGCGTTCGCGGATCGTTTGTCTTCCCAGGCAGATTGTCGTACAGCCGCATAaagtcctcttcctcctccggGGTGTACTTGCGTCGGTTGTGCGTGCTCGCGAGTcctgaaaaaggagacgcgagaaagaaagtgacgagactgcatgcgtagaGATAGGCTACGAGAAGGCACCAGAATggcttctccacttttcAAACGAAGGGATCCAGTGAACGCGAACTTGTGCAGATATCGAGCCGATCGCCTGCGCATCTGCGAGAGAGTTACATGCACTTCGAG encodes the following:
- a CDS encoding hypothetical protein (encoded by transcript TGME49_221970) — translated: MAKGLRAKSKRRYRAVKRQCVAKTVEKERLECLSARLQLLQQGNNLVDIDIRPPNAFLHPDTAGAVFPQKLPGPPPLDFRCEKVGLLAGLASTHNRRKYTPEEEEDFMRLYDNLPGKTNDPRTQSLRKQLHAERTAVEGAMEDDGESGEEAEGDASASSSEAAAAGDAYGLAASMMMTDAMRTMMERRRKEETSRVPVKVNFLAAKKKAEAKAASSRVRTKRRGKKGK